From the Glandiceps talaboti chromosome 12, keGlaTala1.1, whole genome shotgun sequence genome, one window contains:
- the LOC144442941 gene encoding heparan sulfate glucosamine 3-O-sulfotransferase 1-like, whose protein sequence is MTSEKVIKVSITFLIISLYFLARNLHHVKIKPKSHHQLPYKIGGQDINFQQLTTAVTTDGNLSRQESQQELGVEFNIQKIKYKIRNNTLSQDKSQNQHEERLNTPIRKHLPDVIIAGVKKCGTGALKTFLSCHPSVAMTTGEVHYFDINYSRSIHWYVQQMPVSTAGQLVIEKTPNYFDKPDIPRKVYKDVSPQTKIVFVFCDPVTRAVSDYVHVQHMKLFPIVGKNDIHNLFSEEGYRINDTFESSVLDPNGKLVTDNPLISVGVYIKHLQNWLKVFPSSQIHILDGDVFKTDPSVELQSIETFLNIKRYFTKDNFYFDKKQGFYCLWKPQKLCLGEDKGRTHPKVRQDVLDKLKAYYQPFNRQLVQISKLENLTDHTLNFH, encoded by the coding sequence ATGACTTCGGAGAAAGTCATAAAAGTGTCTATTACATTTCTCATCATCTCTCTTTACTTCCTTGCTCGTAATCTTCACCATGTAAAAATTAAACCTAAAAGCCATCATCAATTACCATACAAGATTGGGGGACAAGATATTAATTTTCAACAGCTGACGACTGCCGTAACCACCGACGGTAACCTAAGCCGACAGGAATCACAACAGGAGCTTGGAGTAGAATTTAATATTCAGAAAATTAAATATAAGATCAGGAATAATACGCTAAGCCAAGATAAATCACAAAATCAGCATGAAGAAAGGTTGAATACTCCGATAAGAAAGCATCTTCCGGATGTAATCATCGCTGGAGTTAAAAAATGTGGTACTGGAGCCTTGAAGACATTTTTATCTTGTCACCCGTCGGTAGCTATGACAACTGGAGAGGTTCATTATTTCGATATCAATTACTCCCGGAGTATACATTGGTACGTTCAGCAGATGCCTGTATCAACAGCAGGACAACTTGTTATTGAGAAAACACCCAACTACTTTGACAAACCTGACATTCCGCGAAAAGTATACAAAGACGTCTCACCTCAAACAaaaattgtctttgttttttgtGACCCTGTAACTAGAGCTGTGTCTGATTATGTCCATGTGCAACACATGAAACTCTTCCCAATCGTTGGAAAAAACgacatacataatttattctCGGAAGAGGGCTACAGAATAAATGATACTTTTGAATCCTCAGTTCTAGACCCAAATGGTAAACTTGTCACTGATAATCCACTTATCAGTGTAGGGGTGTATATAAAACACCTTCAGAATTGGTTGAAAGTCTTCCCTTCCtcacaaatacacatattgGATGGTGATGTGTTCAAGACGGATCCCAGTGTCGAATTACAAAGCATtgaaacatttctaaatataaagCGATATTTCACCAAGGACAACTTTTACTTTGACAAGAAACAAGGGTTTTATTGTTTGTGGAAACCCCAAAAACTGTGTCTTGGTGAAGACAAAGGTAGAACTCACCCGAAGGTTCGTCAAGATGTTCTTGATAAGTTGAAAGCCTATTATCAACCCTTCAATAGACAACTTGTACAAATTTCTAAGTTGGAAAATCTGACAGATCATACCTTAAACTTTCACTGA
- the LOC144442942 gene encoding chondroitin sulfate proteoglycan 4-like gives MLTASFYGASYIRFPMTEASSETEVHLRFRTSRSRGLLFLAAGKTDYCIIELHSGGVQVWMDLGAGILELQSSDVKVNDLLWHNIDLVRVNENVNLTIDGIHMSTAYSSGASYELNIEEGVFVGGTGNLDKDYIGESDKSFRGCISDVMFNDVNVFETVQEILEADLKQYVDIRDVTWDCSPEFSAAKNDPISFTESESFVQFSRWEVEERGSFACWLKTHSEKGLLLYNAGEDDDFIAVELVDGALRMLVNKGIGKVNFQSSIKLNDKEWHWVLLRIEESFLEISIDHKPETLPLPDEEGEVLELRGPLYVGGLVERARTMASRLDLASMTGEEGDGSFLGCMRDIEINNVVNSLEDSRVTNLMKVGCVWEYPCTSKEPCIPDAECTESGWADYECKCNINVCEKPPEDPTDIIEDLTVSNADTEVEEEDDDDDDDKKNKKKKKKERGKDKEKSKKFLILQPLLVQEGGEATITSDKIQVNGDLGELGLRESQVMFKITRDPRFGEVVHDVLRRNDDSDMFTLLDIIGGRIIYFHDGSENFQDRLTFEIQILGNDGELPEALQGDNDFVFRIEVEPVNDIPVLILAPDSVFQLITNTKRVVSSELLNAVDPDNAAKDVTYTILNDIANMGYLENVDAPGKSIETFTQDDINTGKIYFVHDGAETKARLGLRVSDPEERSDPVSLRMEALELTLTIAKNTGIKVNPQSAVILNPDELKVVTNSPGQDLAIAYTVIVPPKFGEIQRMFTTEWDLAGDFTQRHVDKDKVRYSNSQFDSEHMEDSFQLQASCMEVTSDVFSVYVEVMAVSVNVVNNANLILDVIKEKTITSDHLASVLVNNIQNNYTITYTITREPEEGHLVRHSGGHLTIYDQFTQDDINAGFLGFRVKHHIRQPVNDTFDFQVSTTGYDSSIFTFSVMYTPNKLSTGVINSGLEVGEGLSKIITPENLYVQNPLADNFHYTVTVPPKHGSLQFLNPDTMEVSQWGVTSFTDKDIMEGLLEYQQDDTEAMEDYFKFMAMAVTNEPELKDSSDAVINGVFNITISMKNDNKPVRTVEKLFRVVESGERLLTDADLQYTDADIDFDDDNLEYIRQRIPNGELVDVNNVSVPVFKFKQGDLRAGKLLFKHNGAPFGRMVFFVYDDQRTHFASGILEIDASEPYIIISENSGLMLQKGKGIVLSGENLTIDTNLNAKDKNVEFLITDPPKHGRLFKKGEEEGLENFNLEALKNERIRYQHDDSENLEDSFNFTVKIKDVEMSGQVHIKIFLKSHQVPPEVAQNRLLVVKEMGVATIKKSQLRVTHKESGASDLVFRVTTQPLNGYLRLLTEESAKNLGEVRPTAGYSVSTASYDDVEEYDPVVEVESEFIVSFTQNEINQGRVQYVEMAPRQLSDRFTFEVTNGIMTVTDQIFDIEIIPDIIPLRVKDFEVREGGSKALTEKYIKINNKHMKEKLVDFIIVSKPKHGHIEHTRMPKIALMSFTSEDVDDEFIYYAHDGSDSEHDQFSLFANSTNSQKVSNIYSINVTITPVNDEPPEITINNGMEVFINSVTTVTTEDLSAEDEDTEEEELVFSLTTPTNGFMALTSDPKSATLNFTQADIVNGRVLFVHNGARTGGFRFQVNDGQHSAKRQIFSITAKPLVILIDINNGMNAYPESVQPITADNLRALTNERPSKMANESIIFRVTRTTRLGKIVKIVKQEESPDVLSYQEISEFNQKEINEGLIAYKHEEMFSKWSEEDSFIFDVHRMPARNITDQLFLITVSYENIASGGKSPLLTNTGVKVSEGDVVTITNENLDASNLYSRIEGELENYIVEYNLTKLPMHGVLVLHGNNITERYVTFQQEDLNKGAVRYIHDHSDTMQDSFGFNVLLRNTLATPQDGAQNDGEVSDYIENSHVNLHDNFNISVTPVNDQPFKLLTLAPSMDIVQGFDKIFKPENLETHDPDTPPEGIYYKILDGPSNGKVALTSDHSVAIQEFTQKHINDGVLIFIHNGGKEQGAFYFRVSDGVHKDVFKMFNFNVIPLSLTLINNTGVQLLQGDSSAPIMRENLGSTTNGNREDIMYNITKPPSSGMLLINEQPQTTFSQIDVDNDMLAYLQTDRSASEDDFQFVIFNSENVIPANTFTMKVQAIIKKKHITLRSGNSNPITINELDATELANRSLSNPVFEIIQFPQYCQLLNTTTSQPISQFSHQDIINKQVLISADILEMDNQTRHMSDSIILSLKAKNVQPAQVEIPINIKAMKQKRISATDETATTELAEISNLLVFSGAQPDVEDSEEDTNKVKDWLGDVSKESQDSEVYEAETSTSNISNAIGGEPGSSLVDPTAVSGSQLAVIIPIIVVIILATVVVIVVIWRMRRRDSKPANIDSPYPEPDEAPLPVVHPQRPGIQGSPGHRPASTATFGVPPQNNPMPPTSPGPSPGVAERSPLAPQVTVTPLGQPAGMEDPRYSSNYQNMAGVPGPSGQSVVSLASSGSGVMVYNMQADPEMAEHCRTSNPTLQKNQYWV, from the exons ATGTTGACAGCTTCTTTCTACGGTGCCAGTTATATAAGATTTCCTATGACAGAAGCCAGCAGTGAGACAGAGGTACATCTACGTTTCCGTACCAGTCGCTCTAGGGGCCTCCTGTTTTTGGCTGCCGGGAAAACAGACTATTGTATCATAGAACTTCACAGTGGGGGTGTTCAAGTCTGGATGGATTTGGGTGCTGGAATTTTAGAGCTTCAAAGCTCGGATGTGAAAGTAAATGATTTGCTGTGGCATAACATTGATCTGGTGAGAGTGAATGAAAATGTGAACCTGACAATTGATGGGATTCATATGTCAACTGCATATTCATCAGGAGCATCTTATGAATTGAACATTGAAGAAGGAGTGTTTGTAGGTGGTACCGGAAACTTGGACAAAGATTATATTGGGGAATCAGACAAGAGTTTCCGAGGATGCATCAGTGATGTCATGTTTAATGATGTgaatgtgtttgaaactgtgcAAGAAATTTTGGAAGCTGACTTGAAACAGTATGTTGACATTCGTGACGTGACATGGGATTGCAGTCCTGAATTTTCAGCTGCCAAAAATGATCCTATCAGCTTTACAGAAAGTGAATCGTTTGTGCAATTCTCTAGGTGGGAAGTAGAAGAACGAGGATCATTTGCTTGTTGGTTAAAAACTCACAGTGAAAAGGGACTCCTTCTCTACAATGCTGGAGAAGATGATGATTTCATCGCTGTCGAACTTGTAGACGGAGCACTGAGAATGCTGGTAAACAAGGGAATAGGAAAAGTTAACTTCCAATCAAGCATCAAGTTGAATGACAAAGAATGGCATTGGGTGTTACTACGAATAGAAGAGTCCTTCTTAGAAATAAGCATCGATCACAAACCAGAAACCTTGCCCTTACCAGATGAAGAGGGTGAAGTCCTTGAACTGCGAGGACCACTGTATGTTGGTGGTTTGGTGGAAAGAGCTCGTACGATGGCATCAAGACTTGATTTAGCATCAATGACAGGTGAAGAAGGGGACGGATCATTCCTTGGTTGTATGCGGGATATTGAAATCAATAATGTTGTCAACAGTCTAGAAGACAGCCGTGTTACCAATTTAATGAAAGTTGGATGTGTCTGGGAATATCCGTGCACCTCCAAAGAACCTTGTATCCCTGATGCTGAATGTACCGAATCTGGCTGGGCCGACTATGAATGcaaatgtaatatcaatgtttgtGAGAAACCACCTGAAGATCCAACTGACATCATTGAAGATCTAACAGTTAGTAATGCAGACACAGAAGttgaagaagaagatgatgatgatgatgatgataaaaagaacaaaaagaagaagaagaaagagaGAGGAAAAGACAAAGAGAAGAGTAAAAAATTCTTAATATTGCAGCCTCTTTTGGTTCAAGAGGGAGGTGAAGCCACTATCACCTCTGATAAGATTCAGGTAAACGGCGACTTAGGAGAACTTGGACTGAGAGAATCACAGGTCATGTTCAAAATCACTCGTGATCCAAGATTTGGAGAGGTTGTCCACGATGTCTTAAGACGAAATGACGACAGTGATATGTTCACACTTCTGGATATCATAGGTGGCAGAATCATCTATTTTCATGACGGATCGGAAAATTTCCAGGATAGATTGACTTTTGAAATCCAGATTCTTGGGAATGATGGTGAATTACCTGAAGCCCTACAAGGTGACAATGATTTTGTATTTAGAATAGAAGTTGAACCAGTGAATGATATCCCAGTGCTTATCCTTGCTCCAGATAGTGTATTCCAGCTGATCACAAACACAAAACGCGTGGTTTCGTCTGAGTTGCTGAATGCTGTCGATCCTGATAATGCAGCCAAAGATGTCACATACACGATCCTCAACGACATAGCAAATATGGGATATTTAGAAAATGTGGATGCTCCAGGAAAAAGTATTGAAACGTTCACCCAAGACGATATCAATACTGGAAAGATTTACTTTGTGCATGATGGTGCAGAAACTAAAGCTCGATTGGGACTTCGAGTCTCTGATCCAGAGGAAAGGAGTGATCCAGTGTCCTTGAGAATGGAAGCATTGGAGTTGACATTGACCATTGCTAAGAATACAGGAATAAAAGTGAATCCACAATCGGCTGTTATCCTCAACCCTGATGAACTAAAAGTAGTGACGAACTCACCAGGACAAGACCTAGCAATTGCGTATACTGTCATAGTACCACCGAAATTTGGTGAAATTCAACGCATGTTTACCACCGAGTGGGATCTGGCAGGAGATTTTACCCAGCGTCATGTTGATAAAGACAAAGTTCGTTATTCCAATTCACAGTTTGATTCTGAACACATGGAAGACAGTTTCCAGCTCCAAGCCTCATGCATGGAAGTGACGTCTGATGTATTTAGTGTTTATGTTGAAGTTATGGCTGTGTCAGTCAACGTTGTCAACAACGCAAACCTAATTCTTGACGTCATCAAGGAAAAGACAATCACTTCAGACCATCTGGCTTCAGTCTTAGTGAATAACATTCAGAATAATTACACTATCACATACACGATAACTAGAGAACCAGAAGAGGGTCATCTTGTCAGACACTCTGGTGGTCATCTCACAATTTATGATCAGTTCACCCAAGATGACATCAATGCTGGTTTCCTTGGATTCCGTGTCAAACACCACATCAGACAACCTGTGAATGATACATTTGATTTCCAGGTCTCCACAACAGGCTATGATTCCAGTATCTTCACTTTCAGTGTGATGTACACTCCAAATAAACTCAGTACGGGCGTTATCAATTCTGGACTTGAAGTTGGAGAAGGACTGAGCAAAATCATTACTCCAGAAAACCTATATGTCCAAAATCCTCTTGCTGACAATTTCCATTATACAGTTACTGTTCCACCGAAGCATGGTAGTTTGCAGTTCCTCAATCCTGACACAATGGAGGTTTCACAGTGGGGCGTCACATCTTTTACAGACAAAGACATCATGGAAGGTTTACTAGAATATCAACAGGACGACACTGAGGCCATGGAAGATTACTTCAAGTTCATGGCCATGGCAGTCACTAATGAACCAGAACTGAAAGATTCCAGTGATGCTGTCATAAATGGCGTCTTCAACATCACCATTAGCATGAAGAACGACAACAAGCCTGTACGTACTGTTGAAAAACTCTTCAGAGTTGTAGAGAGTGGCGAGAGATTGCTAACTGATGCTGATTTGCAGTACACTGATGCTGATATTGACTTTGATGATGATAACCTTGAATATATACGACAGAGAATTCCAAACGGGGAGTTGGTCGATGTCAATAATGTGAGTGTACCCGTGTTTAAATTCAAACAGGGAGACTTAAGAGCTGGTAAATTACTGTTCAAACATAATGGTGCACCTTTTGGCAGAATGGTATTTTTTGTCTATGATGATCAACGGACACATTTTGCATCAGGAATTCTTGAGATCGACGCTTCAGAACCATACATCATCATAAGTGAAAACAGCGGGCTAATGTTGCAGAAAGGAAAAGGAATAGTACTGTCGGGAGAAAATCTTACAATTGATACCAATCTCAATGCCAAGGACAAAAATGTGGAATTTCTCATCACAGATCCACCGAAACATGGACGACTTTTCAAGAAGGGAGAAGAAGAGGGGCTGGAGAACTTTAATCTAGAAGCATTGAAGAATGAGAGAATTCGTTACCAACATGACGACAGTGAGAATCTCGAAGACAGCTTCAATTTTACCGTCAAGATTAAAGATGTTGAGATGAGTGGCCAGGTCCATATCAAGATCTTCCTGAAGAGTCACCAGGTTCCTCCTGAAGTTGCTCAGAATAGACTCTTGGTTGTCAAGGAGATGGGCGTTGCAACAATAAAGAAGTCTCAGCTCAGAGTAACACATAAAGAAAGTGGTGCTAGTGATCTAGTCTTTCGGGTGACAACGCAACCCCTGAATGGCTACCTTCGACTGTTAACAGAAGAGAGTGCTAAAAATCTTGGTGAAGTACGACCAACAGCAGGATATAGTGTATCAACTGCATCGTATGATGATGTGGAAGAATACGATCCTGTCGTTGAAGTTGAAAGTGAATTTATTGTGTCGTTCACTCAGAATGAAATCAACCAGGGTAGAGTACAGTACGTTGAAATGGCACCCCGACAACTCTCAGATCGGTTTACTTTTGAAGTAACGAATGGCATAATGACAGTAACAgatcaaatatttgatattgaaatCATACCAGACATAATTCCACTTCGTGTCAAGGACTTTGAAGTTCGTGAAGGTGGCTCCAAAGCTTTGACAGAGAAATACATCAAAATCAACAACAAGCACATGAAGGAAAAGTTGGTTGATTTCATCATCGTCAGCAAGCCAAAACATGGACACATTGAACATACACGAATGCCTAAAATAGCACTGATGAGTTTCACAAGCGAGGATGTAGACGATGAATTCATATACTACGCCCATGATGGTAGTGACAGTGAACACGACCAGTTTAGTTTATTTGCCAACTCCACCAACTCACAGAAAGTCAGTAATATATACTCCATCAACGTAACTATCACACCAGTCAACGATGAGCCACCTGAAATCACCATCAACAATGGTATGGAAGTCTTCATCAATTCTGTTACCACGGTAACCACTGAAGACTTGAGTGCAGAGGACGAAGACACAGAAGAAGAAGAATTAGTCTTTTCTCTGACAACACCCACCAATGGTTTCATGGCTCTGACAAGTGATCCAAAGTCAGCAACTTTGAACTTTACCCAGGCTGATATTGTCAATGGAAGAGTCCTATTTGTTCACAATG GTGCAAGAACAGGCGGTTTTAGGTTCCAGGTGAATGATGGACAACACTCAGCCAAACGACAGATATTCAGCATAACAGCCAAACCATTGGTTATTTTAATTGATATCAACAATGGTATGAACGCATATCCAGAATCTGTTCAGCCAATCACAGCAGACAATCTCAGAGCACTGACCAATGAGAGGCCATCCAAAATGGCTAATGAGAGTATCATTTTCCGTGTCACACGTACTACGAGACTGGGCAAGATTGTCAAGATAGTGAAACAGGAGGAATCTCCAGATGTTCTCAGTTATCAAGAAATATCTGAATTTaaccaaaaagaaataaatgaaggACTTATTGCTTACAAGCATGAAGAGATGTTCAGTAAATGGAGTGAGGAAGATAGTTTTATCTTTGATGTCCATCGAATGCCAGCACGAAATATCACAGACCAACTCTTCCTCATAACTGTCTCATATGAAAATATCGCTAGCGGTGGCAAAAGTCCTCTGCTTACGAACACAGGGGTTAAAGTCAGTGAAGGAGATGTTGTGACAATAACTAACGAAAACTTGGATGCATCTAATCTCTATTCAAGAATTGAAGGGGAGCTTGAAAATTACATCGTCGAGTACAACCTCACAAAGTTGCCAATGCATGGTGTACTAGTTCTCCATGGGAACAATATTACTGAACGATATGTCACTTTCCAACAGGAAGACTTGAATAAAGGAGCTGTGAGGTACATTCATGATCATTCGGATACAATGCAGGATTCATTTGGTTTCAATGTATTGCTTCGTAATACTTTGGCCACACCCCAGGATGGAGCACAGAATGACGGCGAGGTCTCAGACTACATCGAAAATAGTCATGTGAATTTACATGACAATTTCAACATTTCGGTTACTCCGGTGAATGACCAGCCATTCAAACTGCTGACATTAGCACCTTCCATGGACATTGTTCAAGgatttgataaaatattcaaaCCTGAAAATCTTGAGACTCACGACCCAGACACACCACCTGAAggtatatattataaaatttTGGATGGGCCATCAAACGGAAAAGTTGCACTTACATCGGACCACAGTGTAGCCATTCAAGAGTTCACACAGAAACACATTAATGATGGAGTGCTGATATTCATACACAATGGCGGCAAAGAGCAGGGTGCATTCTATTTCCGAGTCTCAGATGGTGTCCATAAAGAtgtattcaaaatgttcaacttCAATGTTATCCCGCTGTCTTTAACCCTCATCAACAACACAGGTGTTCAGCTGCTGCAGGGCGACTCATCTGCACCAATCATGAGAGAGAATCTTGGCTCAACAACCAATGGTAACCGAGAAGACATCATGTACAACATCACCAAACCACCAAGTTCTGGTATGTTGCTGATCAATGAACAACCACAAACTACTTTCTCTCAGATTGATGTTGACAATGATATGCTTGCctacttacagacagacagatctgcCTCAGAGGATGATTTCCAGTTCGTCATCTTCAACTCCGAAAATGTCATCCCAGCAAATACATTCACAATGAAAGTCCAGGCAATTATCAAGAAGAAACACATCACTCTTCGATCAGGAAATTCCAACCCAATAACTATCAATGAACTTGACGCTACTGAGCTTGCCAATAGAAGTCTGAGTAACCCAGTGTTTGAGATCATTCAGTTCCCACAGTACTGCCAACTTTTGAATACCACCACTTCACAGCCAATATCTCAGTTCTCTCACCAGGATATCATCAATAAACAAGTCTTGATCTCTGCTGATATCCTTGAAATGGACAACCAAACTCGCCACATGTCAGATTCCATCATTCTATCGCTGAAGGCGAAGAATGTGCAGCCAGCCCAGGTCGAAATCCCAATTAACATCAAAGCAATGAAGCAAAAGAGAATATCGGCTACGGATGAGACTGCGACTACAGAATTGGCAGAGATATCCAATCTCCTTGTCTTTTCTGGTGCTCAACCAGATGTGGAGGACTCTGAGGAAGATACAAATAAGGTGAAAGACTGGCTAGGTGATGTATCAAAGGAGTCACAAGATTCGGAGGTATACGAGGCAGAAACATCGACCAGCAACATTAGCAATGCCATAGGAGGAGAACCTGGGTCAAGTCTTGTTGATCCAACAGCTGTGTCTGGTAGTCAGTTAGCTGTTATCATACCTATCATAGTTGTTATCATCTTAGCTACTGTGGTTGTTATCGTAGTCATTTGGCGAATGAGACGTAGAGATTCCAAACCAGCTAACATTGATTCACCATATCCCGAACCAGACGAAGCTCCCCTTCCTGTTGTCCATCCACAGAGACCAGGAATACAAGGTTCTCCTGGACACAGACCTGCCAGTACTGCGACATTTGGAGTGCCACCACAGAATAATCCGATGCCACCGACATCTCCTGGACCAAGTCCCGGAGTGGCAGAACGCAGTCCTCTGGCACCTCAAGTGACCGTGACACCTCTTGGACAACCAGCAGGAATGGAAGACCCAAGATATTCTTCAAATTATCAGAATATGGCTGGAGTTCCTGGACCATCTGGTCAGTCTGTTGTCAGCCTTGCATCTAGTGGGAGTGGTGTTATGGTGTACAACATGCAGGCCGATCCAGAGATGGCAGAACACTGCAGAACCTCTAACCCAACCTTGCAGAAGAATCAATATTGGGTCTAG